The Pedobacter frigiditerrae genomic sequence TGTTAGTTTAGGTGTATTTGGCGACAATGCCAAAGACGCTGTTCAACAAATGGAGACTATACCAAGAGCACAAGCATTTGCCGTTACAATTGAACCTACTGGTGGTAGTGTTAATCCGACCATGGAGAAAATGGTGGTAATGGGTGGTGTAAGCATATAATCTTTTGTCCTTCTGACGAAGCCTGCCTGCCGGACAGGCAGGGAAGAATCTCAATTATTTTTGGAAGAGCAAATTAATGCAACTATTAAGGCTTGTCCTGCTATTCGCTTTACTCTCCCGAAGAAAAATCGGGATTCGTGTTCGCTGCTATCAGGTCTATTTAGCCAAGTCTGTGCTATTAACTAAGGTTTCTATGCAATTGCATAACCCATTTTAGCTTCTTAAGATACTCTTCATCGTTTTTGGAATTTCCAAAGCAACTTGATGAGCACTTACAACAAATCTATTTTCTGCTAATTTGTCTCCAGCTCTTCCGTGTAAATAAACGGCCATTGTTGCAGCATCTTCAGCTGAATATCCTTGCGCTACAAACGCAGTTATGATTCCCGTTAATACATCTCCCATTCCGCCAGAAGCCATAGCTGGGTTACCAGTTGGATTGATTCTTACTTCGCCAGTTGGCAAACAGATAAACGTATATTGGTTTTTTAACACAATTACCAAATCCCTTCCCTTCGCTTCTTTTTGAGCCGTTTTAATTCTAGCCCACCAGCTTTTATGTTCACCAAACAAACGGTCGAACTCTTTCATGTGTGGCGTTAAAATACTTTGAGCTGATAATTTGTCTAGTAAGTCTTTTCGTTTGCTTAAAATTGTTAGTCCATCTGCATCCACAATTATAGGTTTGTTCAAATTGATAATCTTGTCGAACAATTCCTCATTTTCTGGTTCTAGGCCCAAACCAGAGCCAATGCCAATTACATTATATTGCTCAAAATCTTCAATGGCTAAATGTTCATTTCGTGGTAAAGTCATCGCCTCTGGCAGCGCAGTATTAAGTGCCGTTAATCCACTTTGTGGTATACAAATTGTGGTTAAACCTGCTCCTGCATTTAAACAAGCACATGCAGTTAAAATTGCTGCACCCATTGTTGTCGTATTTCCCGCAACTAGCAAAGCGTGGCCATAAGTACCTTTGTGACTAAAGTTTGCTCTTTGTTTAATAAGCTTTTTTATATCCGATTTTTCTAACAATTTCCAATTGCTTGGTAGTGATTGAATAAAATTTTCATCAAGACCAATATCTACTATTTTACAGCTATCAAATGCCTTGGCAGATTCAGGAAAGAAAAAATTAATTTTCGGGCGCTGAAAGGAGATAACTAAATCAGCTTTAATGCCATTATAGTTTTCGGGTATTTCTCCTTCCGTAGGAAATCCAGTAGGTACATCAACAGAAATAATTCTCGCCTTTGAAGCGTTTATCAAAGCAACTAAATCTGCATAATCATCTTTTAATGGTTTATTTAGGCCCGAGCCAAGCATTGCGTCGATTATAATATCTGCTTTAAGTTCTCTTAATCTTTCTGCGGTTTTTACAATAGTAACCGGAACCTTTACCTTCAATAGGCGCTTTACATTTTGCTTGTTATCTTCACTTTGGTTGTCAGTGAATTTAATTACATACACCGAAATATTTTTGTACTTATCGTTGTGCAATAACCTAGCAATAGCCAAACCATCTCCCCCATTATTTCCTTGTCCACATAAAATAGATATCTGTGCATCTTTGTCTACGACCTCTTTTTTAAAACATTTACAAAAGGCTTTTGATGCATTTTCCATTAAATTAATTGAAGAGATAGGCTGATTGATAATTACATAATTATCAGCCTCATGCATTTGATTTGCGGTTATTAGATTTTGCATTTAACTAAGTTAATTAATTACTAACTAAATACAATTATGGTCGCTTTTGTTTGAGTTCGTAACATTTTCGGTTCATCAGCATCTCATTATCAATAATTAAATCGCTAACCAAATTTAAAAACGATGAATCAAAAACCATCAAACGCGTTCATAGCAGCCGCATGGATAGCACTTGGAATTGGCATGATTGGCTTTATTGTAGGGCTTTGGCGCTCCGATATGCTACTAAACGAAAAAGGTTATTATTTTACCGTATTGATGTTCGGCC encodes the following:
- a CDS encoding NAD(P)H-hydrate dehydratase; protein product: MQNLITANQMHEADNYVIINQPISSINLMENASKAFCKCFKKEVVDKDAQISILCGQGNNGGDGLAIARLLHNDKYKNISVYVIKFTDNQSEDNKQNVKRLLKVKVPVTIVKTAERLRELKADIIIDAMLGSGLNKPLKDDYADLVALINASKARIISVDVPTGFPTEGEIPENYNGIKADLVISFQRPKINFFFPESAKAFDSCKIVDIGLDENFIQSLPSNWKLLEKSDIKKLIKQRANFSHKGTYGHALLVAGNTTTMGAAILTACACLNAGAGLTTICIPQSGLTALNTALPEAMTLPRNEHLAIEDFEQYNVIGIGSGLGLEPENEELFDKIINLNKPIIVDADGLTILSKRKDLLDKLSAQSILTPHMKEFDRLFGEHKSWWARIKTAQKEAKGRDLVIVLKNQYTFICLPTGEVRINPTGNPAMASGGMGDVLTGIITAFVAQGYSAEDAATMAVYLHGRAGDKLAENRFVVSAHQVALEIPKTMKSILRS